A part of Bacteroidota bacterium genomic DNA contains:
- a CDS encoding DUF4293 domain-containing protein, with amino-acid sequence MIQRIQTVYLFIIAVIAALLLLFNPSYLEIQGYDKWTGNDKGNISLHFKSAEKVLNEAVIESVNLSLMGYTLLVVSGLAFIGIFLFKNRQLQMLLTSFNFIFILVLYVLMVFYGVKYHGLLSQEVDTEIAVGLFFPLFLPVFNYMALSRMNYDEQLLRGANRLR; translated from the coding sequence CACTTCTTCTATTGTTTAATCCTTCTTATCTTGAGATTCAGGGATACGATAAATGGACAGGAAACGATAAAGGCAATATCAGTTTACATTTTAAATCGGCTGAGAAAGTTTTAAACGAGGCGGTGATTGAAAGTGTGAACCTTTCACTTATGGGTTATACTTTATTAGTTGTATCAGGATTGGCTTTTATCGGTATTTTCTTATTCAAAAACAGGCAGTTGCAAATGCTGCTAACCAGTTTCAACTTTATCTTTATACTGGTATTGTATGTATTAATGGTGTTTTACGGTGTTAAATACCACGGGCTGCTAAGCCAAGAAGTTGATACAGAAATTGCTGTTGGATTGTTTTTCCCGCTGTTTTTGCCCGTATTTAATTACATGGCACTTTCGCGCATGAATTATGACGAGCAGTTGTTGCGCGGTGCAAACCGATTGCGCTAA
- the lpcA gene encoding D-sedoheptulose 7-phosphate isomerase yields the protein MSDVIRKNFLEAYQVLQNFLSDDDNIKSIARAGDTMLAALKSGKKIISCGNGGSMCDAMHFAEELTGRFKENREPIAAISISDPSHISCVSNDYGYEFVFSRFVQAIGNEGDVLLAISTSGNSKNVLNAIEAAHKKGMKVVGLTGKDGGKMAAAVDVEVRAPHSKYADRAQEIHIKVIHSLMDYIEEGLKG from the coding sequence ATGAGCGATGTGATTAGGAAAAACTTTTTGGAGGCCTATCAGGTGCTTCAAAATTTTTTGAGTGATGATGACAATATAAAAAGCATTGCGCGCGCCGGCGATACAATGCTTGCAGCGTTAAAAAGCGGCAAAAAGATAATTTCGTGCGGCAATGGCGGCAGCATGTGCGATGCCATGCACTTTGCCGAAGAGCTTACCGGACGTTTTAAGGAAAACCGTGAACCTATTGCGGCAATCTCAATATCTGACCCTTCGCACATTTCATGTGTTAGCAATGATTACGGCTACGAGTTTGTGTTTTCACGCTTTGTACAAGCCATCGGTAACGAAGGAGATGTACTGCTGGCTATCAGCACCAGCGGAAACAGCAAAAACGTATTAAATGCCATTGAAGCCGCCCATAAAAAAGGCATGAAAGTAGTGGGATTAACCGGAAAAGACGGTGGTAAAATGGCCGCTGCTGTTGATGTGGAAGTTCGTGCGCCGCACAGCAAATATGCTGATCGTGCACAAGAAATACACATTAAAGTAATCCATTCATTGATGGATTATATCGAAGAAGGATTAAAGGGCTAA